In one Brassica oleracea var. oleracea cultivar TO1000 chromosome C9, BOL, whole genome shotgun sequence genomic region, the following are encoded:
- the LOC106318376 gene encoding 60S ribosomal protein L13-3, translated as MKHNNEIPGSHFRKHWQNSVKTWFNQPARKTRRRVARQEKAVKIFPRPASGSLRPVVHGQTIKYNMKVRAGKGFTLEELKAAGIAKKLASTIGISVDHRRKNHSLEGLQSNVQRLKTYKAKLVVFPRRSRVVKAGDSTPEELANATQVQGDYMPIAGEKVAMELVKVTSDMKAFKAYDKIRLERTNKRHAGARAKRAADAEKEEKK; from the exons ATGAAGCATAATAATGAGATCCCTGGATCACACTTCAGGAAGCACTGGCAGAACTCTGTTAAGACATGGTTTAACCAACCCGCCAGGAAAACCAGGAGAAGAGTTG CGAGACAAGAGAAGGCAGTGAAGATCTTCCCTCGTCCCGCCTCTGGATCTCTCCGACCTGTTGTTCATGGACAGACTATTAAGTACAATATGAAAGTCAGAGCCGGGAAAGGATTCACTCTCGAAGAGCTTAAG GCTGCTGGTATTGCTAAGAAGTTGGCTTCGACGATCGGTATCTCAGTTGATCACCGTCGTAAGAACCATTCCTTGGAGGGTCTTCAATCCAATGTACAAAGGTTGAAGACTTACAAGGCCAAGTTGGTTGTCTTCCCTCGCAGATCACGTGTTGTCAAG GCTGGTGATTCTACTCCAGAGGAGCTTGCTAATGCAACTCAAGTCCAAGGAGATTACATGCCTATTGCTGGAGAGAAGGTTGCAATGGAGCTTGTGAAGGTGACTTCTGACATGAAGGCATTCAAGGCTTATGACAAGATCCGTCTAGAGCGCACTAACAAACGCCATGCTGGTGCCAGAGCCAAGAGAGCCGCCGATGCTGAGAAAGAAGAGAAGAAATAA
- the LOC106319064 gene encoding kinesin-like protein KIF3C isoform X2, protein METKSMSKAVRVVARVKPSSSDPAVEASSASSVSVHKRDQSETVSISFGAQFAGSKDSCELDYFYEENESASSILAKEIKPLISSVFEGKDANVIAHGARCSGKTLLIQGSEWEPGLVILSMAEMLSMAEERGDSVSVSFYEVSQETVYDVLDKEKRVVSVLEGPPGKIQLKGLSKVPVKSLSGFQEVYFGLNKIQKLVNDPPLRSHRGVMIHVTKGEANSGSFGRMNFLDMAGYEDSRKQCSDLAPPEITRINKSIYALQNVMYAINANESHVPYRESKLTHMLKDCLQGCNRTLLITCLPREFSQDSFYMLNLASRICLGSKQSMTNATKKSKCPAGSLSSSSAAQKKNTPLAVSATSRQQTGIRKSVTERKSKLNTPASAIKGRKLFGEANDSLKCKNSSKKMEGKSRVAVKKEISTPKVVLKVQASSSEEEVCSSVMVTDSQSSTVEEDHSVPALSSSEIAMELSYATTASFVSKVSDPTHKETPLKHEEEVLEDIYCDDAIACKAKIVERGEYRSVIEENPTLVNAGESLEKENNYFLANETASPPLSMQLRELSMTLKSLCNTSNHPSPPEKYQTALTKSYVEELPQHSEITAEAELKTPERSMPSKIACTPWKTFSAHSSKLKNSAVGEYLKFLNTADKEDLKKLKGIGEKRATYIVELRQESPEPFKELDDLKDIGLSEKQIKGLLRKEIGDIFQ, encoded by the exons ATGGAGACGAAATCGATGAGCAAGGCTGTACGCGTGGTAGCTAGGGTGAAGCCGTCGTCGTCGGATCCGGCTGTAGAAGCTTCGTCAGCGTCATCTGTATCTGTTCACAAGAGAGATCAATCGGAGACGGTTTCGATTTCCTTCGGAGCTCAATTCGCTGG TTCGAAAGACTCATGTGAATTGGATTATTTCTACGAAGAAAACGAATCCGCGAGTTCGATTCTCGCCAAGGAGATTAAACCTCTCATCTCTAGTGTCTTTGAGGGTAAAGATGCTAATGTGATTGCTCATGGAGCAAGATGTAGCGGGAAAACGCTTCTTATTCAG GGATCTGAGTGGGAACCTGGTTTGGTCATCCTTTCAATGGCTGAGATGCTATCCATGGCTGAGGAAAGAGGAGACTCAGTTTCGGTTTCGTTTTACGAAGTCTCTCAAGAAACTGTTTATGACGTCTTAGACAAAGAGAAGCGAGTGGTTTCTGTATTGGAAGGTCCACCAGGGAAGATTCAGCTAAAAGGACTTTCGAAG GTACCTGTGAAGTCACTCTCGGGATTTCAAGAGGTGTATTTCGGGCTCAACAAAATCCAGAAGCTGGTCAACGACCCTCCTCTTAGGAGCCATAGAGGTGTGATGATACATGTTACCAAGGGGGAAGCTAATTCGGGATCCTTTGGGAGGATGAATTTTCTTGATATGGCAG GATATGAGGACTCTAGAAAACAATGCAGTGATCTAGCTCCTCCAGAGATTACCAGGATAAATAAATCGATATATGCTTTACAGAACGTCATGTATGCTATCAATGCAAATGAATCTCATGTGCCATACAGGGAGAGCAAACTCACTCACATGCTGAAAGATTGTTTACAAGGATGCAACAGAACGTTGCTGATCACTTGTCTG CCGCGAGAATTTAGCCAAGACTCATTTTACATGCTAAACTTAGCATCACGGATCTGTCTAGGCAGTAAACAATCCATGACTAATGCTACTAAGAAGAGCAAATGTCCTGCTGGATCTCTTTCATCATCATCTGCCGCTCAAAAGAAAAACACACCTTTGGCTGTGTCTGCTACTTCTAGGCAACAGACAGGGATAAGAAAAAGTGTGACAGAGAGAAAGTCTAAGCTCAATACTCCAGCTTCTGCAATTAAAGGAAG GAAACTGTTTGGTGAAGCAAATGATTCGTTGAAATGTAAAAATAGCTCCAAGAAG ATGGAAGGCAAATCAAGAGTGGCAGTGAAAAAG GAAATCTCCACTCCAAAAGTTGTCTTGAAAGTTCAGGCCTCCTCATCTGAAGAA GAAGTCTGTTCTTCAGTAATGGTTACAGATTCTCAATCTTCAACGGTAGAAGAG GATCACTCTGTCCCAGCTTTATCAAGTTCAGAAATAGCCATGGAACTG AGCTATGCAACCACTGCTTCTTTCGTCTCAAAAGTTTCTGACCCTACACACAAG GAGACACCCCTGAAACATGAGGAAGAGGTTTTAGAAGACATTTATTGTGATGATGCTATTGCATGCAAAG CCAAAATAGTAGAGAGAGGTGAATACCGTTCAGTCATTGAAGAAAATCCGACTCTAGTTAATGCAG GAGAAAGCTTGGAGAAAGAGAACAACTATTTTCTAGCCAATGAAACTGCATCACCTCCGCTCAGCATGCAGCTTCGAGAACTTTCCATGACTTTAAAGTCGCTATGCAATACCTCAAACCATCCATCCCCGCCTGAGAAGTATCAAACTGCCCTAACTAAATCTTATGTTGAAGAGCTACCACAACATAGCGAGATTACCGCTGAAGCTGAGCTAAAAACACCTGAGAGAAGTATGCCTTCAAAGATTGCCTGTACTCCTTGGAAGACATTCAGTGCACACAGCTCTAAACTGAAG AATTCTGCTGTTGGAGAGTATCTTAAGTTTTTAAACACAGCAGACAA GGAAGATCTAAAGAAGCTAAAG GGTATTGGAGAGAAGAGAGCTACTTACATAGTAGAGCTCCGCCAAGAATCTCCCGAACCATTTAAGGAA CTTGATGACTTGAAAGATATCGGACTCTCAGAAAAACAG ATTAAGGGATTGCTAAGGAAGGAGATTGGTGATATTTTTCAGTAG
- the LOC106319064 gene encoding kinesin-like protein KIF3C isoform X1 produces METKSMSKAVRVVARVKPSSSDPAVEASSASSVSVHKRDQSETVSISFGAQFAGSKDSCELDYFYEENESASSILAKEIKPLISSVFEGKDANVIAHGARCSGKTLLIQGSEWEPGLVILSMAEMLSMAEERGDSVSVSFYEVSQETVYDVLDKEKRVVSVLEGPPGKIQLKGLSKVPVKSLSGFQEVYFGLNKIQKLVNDPPLRSHRGVMIHVTKGEANSGSFGRMNFLDMAGYEDSRKQCSDLAPPEITRINKSIYALQNVMYAINANESHVPYRESKLTHMLKDCLQGCNRTLLITCLPREFSQDSFYMLNLASRICLGSKQSMTNATKKSKCPAGSLSSSSAAQKKNTPLAVSATSRQQTGIRKSVTERKSKLNTPASAIKGRKLFGEANDSLKCKNSSKKMEGKSRVAVKKEISTPKVVLKVQASSSEEEVCSSVMVTDSQSSTVEEQDHSVPALSSSEIAMELSYATTASFVSKVSDPTHKETPLKHEEEVLEDIYCDDAIACKAKIVERGEYRSVIEENPTLVNAGESLEKENNYFLANETASPPLSMQLRELSMTLKSLCNTSNHPSPPEKYQTALTKSYVEELPQHSEITAEAELKTPERSMPSKIACTPWKTFSAHSSKLKNSAVGEYLKFLNTADKEDLKKLKGIGEKRATYIVELRQESPEPFKELDDLKDIGLSEKQIKGLLRKEIGDIFQ; encoded by the exons ATGGAGACGAAATCGATGAGCAAGGCTGTACGCGTGGTAGCTAGGGTGAAGCCGTCGTCGTCGGATCCGGCTGTAGAAGCTTCGTCAGCGTCATCTGTATCTGTTCACAAGAGAGATCAATCGGAGACGGTTTCGATTTCCTTCGGAGCTCAATTCGCTGG TTCGAAAGACTCATGTGAATTGGATTATTTCTACGAAGAAAACGAATCCGCGAGTTCGATTCTCGCCAAGGAGATTAAACCTCTCATCTCTAGTGTCTTTGAGGGTAAAGATGCTAATGTGATTGCTCATGGAGCAAGATGTAGCGGGAAAACGCTTCTTATTCAG GGATCTGAGTGGGAACCTGGTTTGGTCATCCTTTCAATGGCTGAGATGCTATCCATGGCTGAGGAAAGAGGAGACTCAGTTTCGGTTTCGTTTTACGAAGTCTCTCAAGAAACTGTTTATGACGTCTTAGACAAAGAGAAGCGAGTGGTTTCTGTATTGGAAGGTCCACCAGGGAAGATTCAGCTAAAAGGACTTTCGAAG GTACCTGTGAAGTCACTCTCGGGATTTCAAGAGGTGTATTTCGGGCTCAACAAAATCCAGAAGCTGGTCAACGACCCTCCTCTTAGGAGCCATAGAGGTGTGATGATACATGTTACCAAGGGGGAAGCTAATTCGGGATCCTTTGGGAGGATGAATTTTCTTGATATGGCAG GATATGAGGACTCTAGAAAACAATGCAGTGATCTAGCTCCTCCAGAGATTACCAGGATAAATAAATCGATATATGCTTTACAGAACGTCATGTATGCTATCAATGCAAATGAATCTCATGTGCCATACAGGGAGAGCAAACTCACTCACATGCTGAAAGATTGTTTACAAGGATGCAACAGAACGTTGCTGATCACTTGTCTG CCGCGAGAATTTAGCCAAGACTCATTTTACATGCTAAACTTAGCATCACGGATCTGTCTAGGCAGTAAACAATCCATGACTAATGCTACTAAGAAGAGCAAATGTCCTGCTGGATCTCTTTCATCATCATCTGCCGCTCAAAAGAAAAACACACCTTTGGCTGTGTCTGCTACTTCTAGGCAACAGACAGGGATAAGAAAAAGTGTGACAGAGAGAAAGTCTAAGCTCAATACTCCAGCTTCTGCAATTAAAGGAAG GAAACTGTTTGGTGAAGCAAATGATTCGTTGAAATGTAAAAATAGCTCCAAGAAG ATGGAAGGCAAATCAAGAGTGGCAGTGAAAAAG GAAATCTCCACTCCAAAAGTTGTCTTGAAAGTTCAGGCCTCCTCATCTGAAGAA GAAGTCTGTTCTTCAGTAATGGTTACAGATTCTCAATCTTCAACGGTAGAAGAG CAGGATCACTCTGTCCCAGCTTTATCAAGTTCAGAAATAGCCATGGAACTG AGCTATGCAACCACTGCTTCTTTCGTCTCAAAAGTTTCTGACCCTACACACAAG GAGACACCCCTGAAACATGAGGAAGAGGTTTTAGAAGACATTTATTGTGATGATGCTATTGCATGCAAAG CCAAAATAGTAGAGAGAGGTGAATACCGTTCAGTCATTGAAGAAAATCCGACTCTAGTTAATGCAG GAGAAAGCTTGGAGAAAGAGAACAACTATTTTCTAGCCAATGAAACTGCATCACCTCCGCTCAGCATGCAGCTTCGAGAACTTTCCATGACTTTAAAGTCGCTATGCAATACCTCAAACCATCCATCCCCGCCTGAGAAGTATCAAACTGCCCTAACTAAATCTTATGTTGAAGAGCTACCACAACATAGCGAGATTACCGCTGAAGCTGAGCTAAAAACACCTGAGAGAAGTATGCCTTCAAAGATTGCCTGTACTCCTTGGAAGACATTCAGTGCACACAGCTCTAAACTGAAG AATTCTGCTGTTGGAGAGTATCTTAAGTTTTTAAACACAGCAGACAA GGAAGATCTAAAGAAGCTAAAG GGTATTGGAGAGAAGAGAGCTACTTACATAGTAGAGCTCCGCCAAGAATCTCCCGAACCATTTAAGGAA CTTGATGACTTGAAAGATATCGGACTCTCAGAAAAACAG ATTAAGGGATTGCTAAGGAAGGAGATTGGTGATATTTTTCAGTAG